CCCATTTTTCCTCTGGATCGCTGGATTAGCAGGTGAAGGTTTTCCTGATCGCTATGACCGGGGCCAGCAGCGCCAGCGCCACCGTGACCAGCAGCAGCGGAAGATAGATGGGCGCGATTACAGGAGCCAGCGTTTGAGGCGCGAGGACGCTTATCAGCAAGAGCGATTGAGCGACTCCGGCTCTGCGGCCCCAGAGCGTGTGGCTGAAGTCAGGTTGGCGAAAAAACGGCGCCAGGCGTCAGGGCTATAGCCTCGCTGCTGGAGGTCGCTGAGGAGGGCCAGCACGAATTGGCTGCGCGTGGTATCGCTCACTCTGCTGGACCCTTCGCGTTTTCGTGTCTCTGGAAAGCGGGACGCTGCTCAAGACGGCGGGCGAAGAGAACGATGAGCGCCGCGCACACGATCCACAAGAGGGAACCGCAGCCCAAAAATGCGCCAAACACGAAGAGCGAGCCACTGGCGAAAATACCGCCCGCGCTCTCGTCGCGCACCTGCACCGCTACCTGTATGCCTGGCTGTGTAGCTTGAAGCGTCAACTGGACCGGACCGCCCAACGTGTCATTGAACTGGAAGGCGCGGCTCTGAGCAGGGCAGTTTTCATTGGCTGCGCTGCTGGCCGGGCAGCCGGTGGTGTAAAAATCGGTGTTGGCCGCGAGTATGCGGCCAAAGCTGTCGCGCAGCGTGAAGCCAAGCGTAACGCCTCCGGGCGCGCTCACCTGTGGCTGGAGGGTCAACGTGTAGGTATCGGCGCTCCGGGTGGGCAGAGTTATTCGCTGGCCGGAAGCAGCCACAATGCCCGAAAAGATTTGCGCGGCGCGGTAGCGATAAAAAGCATACGCCGTTGGGCCAATGACCAGCAGCGCACAGGACAGCAGCAATCCGCCTGCTGCCAATATGCATCCCTGGCGCCTGCCAGGTGTTCTCCTGATCTCCTGGCGCTCCACCGATAACACCCCTTCATGCGTGTTCTTCTGCTTTCTGAAAGAAGATCATAGCAGATAGGAAGAAGATCATGGCAGAGAGGTCTGGTGAGTTACGAGAGAAGATGCGCTCTGGTTTTCGGGGCAATGTGGTCTTGACGCGAGCCATGCCCCGCCATACAATACGAGCCGTATAGCTTGAGCAAGGAGATGATATGACTGAAGAACGGTACGTGGAAGACCTGGCAGATAAAGACGATTTTTCGCAGTGGTATCTGGATGTGATTCGCAAAGCCCAGCTTGCCGATGAATCGCCTGTGCGCGGCTGTATGATTATCCGGCCTTATGGCTACGCGCTCTGGGAGAATATGCAGCGCCTGCTGGATGATCGGATTAAGGCGACGGGACACCAGAACGCCTATTTCCCGCTCTTTATCCCTGAGAGCTTCCTGAAAAAAGAGGCTGAGCATGTCGAGGGCTTCGCCCCCGAAGTGGCCTGGGTGACACGCGGCGGCGGCGAAGAACTGACGGAGCCGCTGGCGATTCGCCCGACCTCCGAAGCCATCATTGGATATATGTATGCGAAATGGGTGCAATCCTATCGTGATCTGCCGCTGCTCTATAATCAGTGGGCCAACGTGGTGCGCTGGGAGAGGCGCACGCGCCCCTTTTTGCGTACCTCTGAATTTCTCTGGCAGGAAGGACATACCGCGCATCGCACCGAGGAGGAGGCAGAGGCTGAGACGCTGAAAATCCTGATTGATGTGTATCAGGATTTCATTGAGAAAGAACTGGCGATACCCGTTATTACGGGCCAGAAATCGGACGCCGAGCGTTTTGCTGGCGCGGCGCGCACCTACTCGCTTGAGGCGATGATGGGCGACGGCAAGGCGCTTCAGGCGGGGACTTCGCATAATCTGGGGCAGAACTTCGCCAAAGGCTTTGGCATACAGTTTCAGGATATAGACGCCGAGCGCAAATATGTCTGGACAACCAGTTGGGGCGCGAGTACGCGGCTGGTTGGCGGGGTGATTATGGTGCATGGCGACGAGTCCGGGTTGCAGATGCCGCCCAGGGTCGCGCCATTTCAGGTGGTGATCGTGCCTATCTGGCGCAAGGAGCCGGAGCGCGAGGCGGTGGCGCAGGCTGTCGCTGGCCTGGAGGAACAACTGCGCCGCGCTAGCCTGCGCATTCATACCGATTGGCGCGAGGAGACGCCGGGCTATAAGTTCAACGATTGGGAACTGCGCGGCGTGCCGCTGCGGCTGGAGGTTGGCCCCAAAGATGTGCAGAATCATCAGGCGGTGCTGGTGCGGCGCGATAGCCGACCACGCGCCAAAGAGATGATCACGCAGGACCAGATTGCCAGGCGGGCGCAGCAATTGTTAGAGGAGATTCAGCAGAACCTGTACCAGCGGGCGCTGGACTTCAGGCAGAGCCGTACCTATCGCGCCGACGATTTTGCGACGCTGGAGCGGCTGATGGCTGATCGAGAGCATCTAGGGTTTGTGGAAGCCTGGTGGTGTGGCGATGGCGTCTGCGAAGCGGAGGTGAAAGCGAAGACCCAGGCGACAATTCGCAATCTGCCGCTGTCCCAGCCGGGCGGCGAAGGCAAGTGCATCTATTGTGGCCGCCAGGCGAGCCGTTGGGCGATTTTTGCCAAAGCCTATTAGGTTGCTTGCTGGGGCGATGTAACTTCTGCTGCCTGATTTGCGTACAGGGAGTACAGAAGAAGCAAAGGGGATAGTACGAGCAAAGTACTTCCCCTCGTTTTATGTCAGATACCCTATCGCTCAAGCGAGGGGTTTGTAGCCAGCCTCCATCTCAATTCACCAGCGTCCAGGAGGGTTCTGATGCTTCAACTTCGTAGACCGCTACATGGTTCTGCAACCGTGCAACTGGGCGCTCTGACAACGCGCCCGTCCTGGCCCAGCATGCCGAGTCAGGAGCGTTCTTCTATGCAGCCTGCGCTTTCGCCTGTGCTCCTGCGCATGGCAGTGTCCGTCGCTCAGCCGTGGTGTCCTCCAACCAACCCGCTTCCTATCATCGGGTGGTTGCCTTGCGCAAACCGTCTCTCTTGCCTACCTGGCACGTCCATGCTGGACCTACGGCAAGTGTCTAAGCGCAGCCGGAGTATACCAGATGAGGAACGTGTGTGCAAGCGTGTCGGGCGGCCATTCCTCCCCCTGCTTAACAGCAGGGGACTCCTGGCTCGCCCTTGGTGAAGAAGGTGTCAGCCCGATGAAACTCAAGCTGTACCTCAGCTATACCAGCCGCTCCCTGCTGCGCGGGGGTAGCCGAACCATTCTGGCGGTCTTTTGCGTTGCGGTTGGCGTGATGGCAATCGTGGCCCTTCAACTGGTTGGATTGATGATCAACACCGCGCTGACGGGCAATATCCGCGAACTGAACGGCGGTGACGTTTCCATTTCCTCAGGAACAGGCAATTTCAGCGAAAGCGATCTGCATTTTTTTACGGACCTGAAAACCAGGGGAGAGATTACGGGATTTACCGCCTATAGCGATGAGCGTGCGACGACTTTTACTACCGATGAGCGTTCGCTGCCCATTGGCCTGCGTCTGGTGAATACATCGGCCAGCAGCGCCGCAGGCGCGACGTATCCTCTGCTGGGAACGCCTGCCATGCTCCTGCCCGATGGGGCTGATTTCCAGCAAGTGCTGCGGGCCAATCCCAAAAATGCGATTGTGACCAGGACGCTCTTTGATGAGTTTGGCGGCAGCCTCGGCGATACGGTGCGCGTGACCAGTGCTTTAAGCCCCGGAAATACGGTGGTCGTGACCGTCAGGATAGCGGGAGTGCTGGCCGAAACCGGAGCCTTCGCGGGTGGGGAATCGCTGATGATTATTTCACGCGATACCTATCACGCGGCAGCGCCAGATCAGCCCCAACTCTATAATACCGTCAATGTCACCACAACCACTGCGGCGCAAGCCACTCAGGTGAAGCAGGAGGTACAGGACCGCTTCCCGCTGGCGAGCGCGACGACAGCGGAAGAGGCGCTCCAGCAAAATCAGCAGGGCGTGGATTTCATTCGCAAGTTTCTGGAGATCGTGGGTCTGATGGCGCTGCTGATTGGGGGAGTTGGCATCGTCAATACGATGCAGGTCATCTTGCGGCGCAGGCGGGTTGAGATTGCGATGCTGAAAACAACGGGCTATCAGCGTCGTGATCTGTACACGCTGTTTGGGTTGGAGGCCGGGCTGCTGGGAATTATCGGGGGAGTGACGGGGGCATTGGCAGGCATCGGCTTGAGCTATGCCATCAAGCGGGTGGTGGAAAACGCGCTTCACCTGCAACTGACCTATGTGCTGGACTGGCCGACTGTCGTCTCAGGCGTTGTCGTGGGACTGGTCACGGCCCTTATTTTTGGTTTGCTGCCGATTGTCAAAGCTGCTGGTATTCGCCCTCAGAACGTGCTGCGCGAACTGGATGAGGGGCGCGGCCTTGGCAGCCTCCTCTTGACC
This genomic window from Ktedonobacterales bacterium contains:
- the proS gene encoding proline--tRNA ligase, which gives rise to MTEERYVEDLADKDDFSQWYLDVIRKAQLADESPVRGCMIIRPYGYALWENMQRLLDDRIKATGHQNAYFPLFIPESFLKKEAEHVEGFAPEVAWVTRGGGEELTEPLAIRPTSEAIIGYMYAKWVQSYRDLPLLYNQWANVVRWERRTRPFLRTSEFLWQEGHTAHRTEEEAEAETLKILIDVYQDFIEKELAIPVITGQKSDAERFAGAARTYSLEAMMGDGKALQAGTSHNLGQNFAKGFGIQFQDIDAERKYVWTTSWGASTRLVGGVIMVHGDESGLQMPPRVAPFQVVIVPIWRKEPEREAVAQAVAGLEEQLRRASLRIHTDWREETPGYKFNDWELRGVPLRLEVGPKDVQNHQAVLVRRDSRPRAKEMITQDQIARRAQQLLEEIQQNLYQRALDFRQSRTYRADDFATLERLMADREHLGFVEAWWCGDGVCEAEVKAKTQATIRNLPLSQPGGEGKCIYCGRQASRWAIFAKAY